Proteins from one Verrucomicrobiota bacterium genomic window:
- a CDS encoding MBL fold metallo-hydrolase — protein sequence MYLFEVNGRRILVECGLFQGRREESIARNCCFPFDPKMLDCVVLSHAHIDHCGNLPNLCKQGFTGNIYCTFATRDLASIMLEDSAGIQKDDAAFVSKQRAKKGLPPVEPLYSATDAEMAIRQFVAINYDRPMPVADGVTVTFRDAGHILGSAQVVLDVREGGRTFRWLFSGDVGRGDDDILRDPQPVEDVDFLQVESTYGDREHFVKASAREEAGRIVHETLSRGGKVIIPAFSVGRTQQAVYALHQAILADRLPRVPVFVDSPLSVNATEVYRLHPECFNESIYKFLRDVANPFAMENLTYIRDSMQSRKLNELKGPAIIISASGMCEAGRIRHHLINHMGDAANLVLFIGFCAEHTLGAQILAGKCPVNIFGEPHEVRAQVARLDAFSGHADKHELREYVRRLTGNLRKIFVIHGEESQALAFGDTLRKLRPRAEVHVPEYKQHFEV from the coding sequence ATGTATCTCTTCGAGGTGAACGGCCGCCGCATCCTCGTCGAGTGCGGGCTGTTTCAGGGTCGGCGCGAGGAATCCATCGCGCGCAACTGCTGCTTCCCGTTCGACCCGAAGATGCTCGACTGCGTCGTGCTCAGCCACGCGCACATCGACCATTGCGGCAACCTGCCGAACCTCTGCAAGCAGGGCTTCACCGGCAACATCTACTGCACCTTTGCCACGCGCGACCTTGCGAGCATCATGCTTGAGGATTCCGCGGGCATCCAGAAGGACGACGCGGCGTTCGTCTCCAAGCAGCGCGCGAAGAAGGGGCTGCCACCGGTCGAACCGCTCTACTCCGCGACCGATGCCGAGATGGCCATCCGCCAGTTCGTTGCCATCAACTACGACCGCCCGATGCCTGTGGCCGACGGCGTGACGGTCACCTTCCGCGACGCGGGGCACATCCTTGGCAGCGCGCAAGTGGTGCTCGACGTGCGCGAGGGCGGCCGCACGTTCCGCTGGCTCTTCAGCGGCGACGTCGGCCGCGGCGACGACGACATCCTGCGCGACCCGCAGCCGGTGGAAGACGTGGACTTCCTGCAAGTCGAGAGCACCTACGGCGACCGCGAGCACTTCGTGAAGGCCTCCGCCCGCGAGGAGGCTGGCCGGATCGTCCACGAGACGCTTTCGCGGGGCGGCAAGGTCATCATCCCGGCGTTCAGCGTCGGCCGGACGCAGCAGGCGGTCTACGCGCTGCATCAGGCGATCCTCGCCGACCGGCTGCCCCGCGTGCCGGTGTTCGTGGACAGCCCGCTGAGCGTGAACGCGACCGAGGTTTACCGGCTCCACCCGGAGTGCTTCAACGAGTCCATCTACAAATTCCTGCGCGACGTGGCGAACCCGTTCGCGATGGAGAACCTCACCTACATCCGCGACTCGATGCAGTCGCGGAAGCTCAACGAGCTGAAAGGCCCGGCCATCATCATCAGCGCGTCCGGCATGTGCGAGGCGGGGCGCATCCGGCACCACCTGATCAACCACATGGGCGATGCCGCGAATCTCGTGCTCTTCATCGGCTTTTGCGCGGAGCACACGCTCGGCGCGCAAATTCTCGCGGGCAAATGCCCCGTGAACATCTTCGGCGAACCCCACGAAGTCCGCGCGCAAGTCGCCCGGCTCGACGCCTTCTCCGGCCACGCGGACAAGCACGAGCTGCGCGAATACGTCCGGCGACTCACCGGGAACCTCCGGAAGATCTTCGTGATCCACGGCGAGGAGTCGCAGGCGCTCGCCTTTGGCGACACGTTGCGCAAGCTCCGGCCGCGGGCCGAGGTCCACGTGCCCGAATACAAGCAGCACTTCGAAGTGTGA
- a CDS encoding c-type cytochrome, with the protein MESARGFVHSRRVMNSNGPGGFPQLVLLAAGLMLVTPPSFAMAQHDDHPQGAKADKPVVFLDKSPVIVKFQLGRLSNEQLLLVDREDTHAKFAPVHEAIVARPGIAVKFKQDALAALAKINKSDVPTEILAGIRRLKPEDAKVLAELSRLLASQKPAELEKHQPDLETLAGGDGPASARQAAFAALIAIRPADALWTFADGKPGALANLLGGVPLVADGAKRAAFVARTLPLLKPGGDAVVRRAAISAAAVMGGHEAEVFNALAALAAAGIDAPDCARAALALPRDKWPEGQIKPFADALLVAARKVPEAQRTQDDFLDMTQLGVALAAKLPRDAGAPLATAFRGLGVNVLRLRTLHEQMFFDKVLLLAEAGKPIELVFENTDAMPHNFVLTLPGALDEIGAAAERMQPVPDAQGRLYVPVSPKILQATKMLNPSESARLRFTAPSAPGDYPYVCTFPGHWQRMRGVLRVVKDLDEHLAKAPEEPAAPVITEWKLADLEPDLPELARGRAFEKGRALFTTIGCVACHKVGKEGVDYGPELTGVFAKYKGDAKAVLSEILEPSKIIEPRYRPYEFKPVGNNEPFTGFLVKEEGDTLFVQTGPGANLIQKFAKKDIASRTPQPSSLMPAGLMNLMSREQILDLLAFLQSGGDPKQAASGGK; encoded by the coding sequence ATGGAATCCGCGCGCGGCTTCGTCCATAGTCGCCGCGTCATGAACTCGAACGGGCCGGGCGGCTTTCCTCAACTCGTCCTTCTCGCCGCCGGCTTGATGCTGGTCACGCCGCCTTCGTTCGCGATGGCGCAACACGACGACCACCCCCAGGGCGCAAAGGCGGACAAGCCCGTCGTGTTCCTCGACAAGAGCCCCGTGATCGTGAAGTTCCAGCTCGGCCGGCTCTCGAATGAGCAGCTCCTGCTCGTGGATCGCGAGGACACGCACGCGAAATTCGCCCCCGTTCACGAGGCCATCGTGGCCCGGCCTGGCATCGCCGTGAAGTTCAAGCAGGACGCCCTCGCCGCGCTCGCGAAAATCAACAAGTCCGACGTGCCGACGGAGATTCTCGCGGGCATCCGGCGGCTCAAACCCGAAGACGCGAAGGTGCTCGCCGAGTTGTCCCGGCTGCTCGCCTCGCAGAAGCCGGCCGAATTGGAAAAGCACCAGCCCGACCTTGAGACGCTCGCGGGCGGCGACGGCCCGGCGTCCGCGCGTCAGGCCGCGTTCGCGGCGCTCATCGCGATCCGCCCCGCGGATGCGTTGTGGACTTTCGCGGACGGCAAGCCGGGCGCCCTCGCGAACCTGCTCGGCGGCGTGCCCCTCGTGGCTGACGGCGCGAAGCGCGCAGCGTTCGTCGCGAGGACGCTTCCCCTGCTCAAGCCCGGTGGCGACGCAGTTGTGCGACGCGCGGCGATTTCGGCCGCGGCGGTGATGGGCGGGCACGAGGCGGAGGTGTTCAACGCGCTCGCGGCACTCGCCGCCGCGGGCATCGACGCGCCGGACTGCGCCCGCGCGGCGCTCGCCCTGCCGCGCGACAAGTGGCCGGAGGGGCAGATCAAGCCCTTCGCCGACGCGCTGCTTGTCGCCGCCCGGAAAGTGCCGGAGGCGCAGCGGACGCAGGATGACTTCCTCGACATGACGCAACTCGGCGTCGCGCTTGCGGCGAAACTCCCGCGCGACGCGGGCGCGCCCCTCGCGACGGCGTTTCGCGGGCTCGGCGTGAACGTGCTGCGGCTGCGAACGCTTCACGAGCAGATGTTTTTCGACAAGGTCCTGCTGCTCGCGGAGGCAGGCAAGCCGATCGAACTGGTGTTCGAGAACACGGACGCGATGCCGCACAATTTTGTGCTCACGCTCCCGGGCGCGCTCGACGAAATCGGCGCCGCGGCCGAAAGGATGCAACCCGTGCCCGACGCGCAAGGCCGGCTTTACGTCCCGGTGTCGCCGAAGATCCTGCAGGCGACGAAGATGTTGAATCCGTCCGAGAGCGCGCGGCTTCGGTTCACCGCACCTTCGGCCCCGGGTGACTATCCGTATGTGTGCACGTTTCCCGGCCACTGGCAGCGCATGCGCGGCGTGCTCAGGGTGGTGAAAGACCTCGACGAGCACCTCGCGAAGGCGCCGGAAGAACCGGCCGCGCCGGTGATCACGGAGTGGAAGCTTGCCGACCTCGAGCCCGACCTGCCGGAGCTCGCGCGCGGGCGGGCCTTCGAGAAGGGCCGCGCGCTGTTCACCACCATCGGCTGCGTCGCGTGCCACAAAGTCGGCAAGGAGGGAGTGGATTACGGACCCGAACTCACCGGCGTCTTCGCCAAATACAAGGGCGACGCCAAGGCCGTGCTGTCGGAAATCCTCGAACCGTCGAAGATCATCGAGCCGCGATACCGGCCCTACGAGTTCAAGCCGGTCGGGAACAACGAGCCGTTCACGGGCTTCCTCGTGAAGGAGGAGGGCGACACGCTGTTCGTGCAGACGGGTCCCGGCGCAAACCTCATCCAGAAGTTTGCGAAGAAGGACATTGCCTCGCGCACGCCGCAGCCCAGTTCGCTGATGCCCGCGGGGTTGATGAACCTGATGAGCCGCGAGCAGATTCTCGACCTGCTCGCGTTCCTCCAAAGCGGCGGCGACCCGAAGCAGGCGGCTTCCGGCGGCAAGTAG
- a CDS encoding creatininase family protein translates to MQLADLKWPDVQALSKDTPVVFPVAALEQHGRHMPVFTDSLLCGEIIRRASERLGDCVLFAPLQWLGNSEHHMDFPGTLSAAPRAYLDLLGGLMDNFITHGFRRIVFINGHGGNDVPGKQAVFELRQKHRARRDLLLLFATYWLLGGKPHEVNRDIKQQRMGHACEWETSMMLRLAPHLVGDLKKVEPVEFGNPFEPANRGWIMGDRSVPGHIGDPRFATADKGETIFRVFTDDVVKLLERILKWDGRSWNG, encoded by the coding sequence ATGCAACTCGCCGACCTCAAGTGGCCCGATGTCCAGGCCCTCAGCAAGGACACGCCCGTCGTCTTCCCCGTCGCCGCGCTCGAACAGCATGGACGCCACATGCCCGTCTTCACCGACAGCCTCCTCTGCGGCGAAATCATCCGCCGCGCGAGCGAGCGCCTCGGCGACTGCGTGCTTTTCGCGCCACTCCAGTGGCTCGGCAACTCCGAGCATCACATGGACTTTCCCGGCACGCTCTCCGCCGCGCCCCGCGCGTATCTCGATTTGCTTGGCGGGCTGATGGACAACTTCATCACGCACGGCTTCCGGCGCATCGTCTTCATCAACGGCCACGGCGGCAACGACGTGCCCGGCAAACAGGCCGTGTTCGAGCTGCGCCAGAAACATCGCGCGCGGCGCGACCTGCTCCTGCTCTTCGCGACCTACTGGCTGCTCGGCGGCAAGCCGCACGAGGTCAACCGCGACATCAAGCAACAGCGCATGGGCCACGCCTGCGAGTGGGAGACGAGCATGATGCTCCGCCTCGCGCCGCACCTCGTCGGCGACTTGAAGAAGGTCGAACCGGTCGAGTTTGGCAACCCGTTCGAGCCGGCGAACCGCGGCTGGATCATGGGCGACCGCAGCGTGCCCGGCCACATCGGCGACCCGCGCTTTGCCACGGCGGACAAGGGTGAAACCATCTTCCGGGTGTTCACGGACGACGTGGTCAAGCTCCTCGAACGCATCCTCAAGTGGGATGGGCGATCGTGGAACGGATGA
- a CDS encoding MFS transporter, producing MERMKFRENATRESRLRAPHLPMSDVPAHRPAAWKWLVCGLLLLASMLLYMDRQTLPNVSVRITTEFKLSEAQYGTLEMCFGYAFAVGAVSFGVIADKWSVRWLYPCVVMLWSLMGFATGLVKSYEGLLVCRTLLGLFEAGHWPCALKTTQRLLSREQRTMGNSVLQSGASIGAITTPLIMTWMLAGRTEEGAWRMPFLVIGSFGLVWMVAWFALLKPQDFDTPAVVETDKAGEPAANQPDRPFFEVILSRRFLALVVVVACINTCWQIIRAWLPKFLIQGRGYAEPEALYFNSLYYVATDVGCLAAGAASLWLVRRGQPVHRSRATVFGVCALLCALTGAISWLPRGWPLLGVLLVIAAGSLGLFPCYYSFSQELSTKHQGKVTGTLGFVAWVTSSPLQWVFGRLYDTTKSFDLGIALAGLAPLIGFIALTLLWGKDSDAAAQPSPPRAAQTPAAKPPNSR from the coding sequence GTGGAACGGATGAAGTTCCGTGAGAATGCAACCCGAGAATCCCGTCTTCGTGCGCCCCACCTCCCCATGAGTGATGTGCCCGCTCATCGTCCGGCTGCCTGGAAGTGGCTCGTCTGCGGACTGCTCCTGCTTGCGTCCATGCTGCTCTATATGGACCGGCAGACGCTGCCGAATGTCTCGGTCCGCATCACCACGGAGTTCAAGCTCTCGGAGGCGCAATACGGCACGCTCGAGATGTGCTTCGGCTACGCGTTCGCGGTCGGCGCGGTCAGCTTCGGCGTCATCGCGGACAAGTGGAGTGTCCGCTGGCTGTATCCCTGCGTCGTGATGTTGTGGTCGCTGATGGGCTTCGCCACGGGGCTCGTGAAAAGCTACGAGGGCTTGCTGGTGTGCCGCACGCTGCTCGGCCTGTTCGAGGCGGGCCACTGGCCGTGCGCGCTCAAGACCACGCAGCGCCTGCTCTCGCGCGAGCAGCGCACGATGGGCAACAGCGTGCTGCAAAGCGGCGCGTCCATCGGCGCCATCACCACGCCGCTCATCATGACGTGGATGCTCGCGGGCCGGACGGAGGAGGGGGCGTGGCGGATGCCGTTCCTGGTCATCGGCAGCTTCGGACTCGTGTGGATGGTCGCATGGTTCGCGCTGCTCAAGCCGCAGGATTTCGACACGCCTGCCGTGGTGGAGACGGACAAAGCCGGCGAGCCCGCGGCGAACCAGCCCGACCGGCCGTTCTTCGAGGTCATCCTCAGCCGGCGCTTCCTCGCGCTCGTGGTGGTGGTCGCATGCATCAACACCTGCTGGCAGATCATCCGCGCGTGGCTGCCGAAGTTCCTCATCCAGGGGCGCGGCTACGCGGAGCCGGAGGCGCTCTACTTCAACTCGCTCTACTACGTGGCGACGGATGTGGGCTGTCTCGCCGCGGGCGCGGCGTCGCTGTGGCTGGTCAGGCGCGGGCAGCCTGTGCATCGCTCGCGCGCGACGGTGTTCGGCGTTTGCGCGCTGCTGTGCGCGCTCACGGGCGCAATCTCGTGGCTGCCGCGCGGCTGGCCTTTGCTGGGAGTGCTGCTTGTGATTGCCGCCGGCTCGCTCGGGTTGTTCCCGTGCTACTACTCGTTCAGCCAGGAACTCAGCACGAAACATCAGGGCAAGGTGACGGGCACGCTGGGTTTCGTCGCTTGGGTCACGTCGTCGCCGTTGCAGTGGGTGTTTGGCAGGCTTTACGACACCACGAAGTCCTTCGACCTCGGCATCGCCCTTGCCGGGCTCGCGCCGCTCATCGGCTTCATCGCGTTGACCTTGTTGTGGGGAAAGGACAGTGATGCCGCCGCCCAGCCGAGTCCGCCCCGCGCTGCTCAAACACCCGCGGCAAAGCCACCGAACTCAAGATGA